A stretch of Microbacterium caowuchunii DNA encodes these proteins:
- a CDS encoding FMN-binding negative transcriptional regulator, with the protein MRQNPSFVMTDVGEIRRLIERNPWVTLVSHTESGLVASHYAVLLDDAREDLTIVGHVGKPDDMIHGLGRGELLVVVQGPHGYISPGWYGDGPAVPTWNFVSAHLSGVPELLDTAENLRVLDRLVDRFERPMPHPRGMWAAPNDADFVERLERGTTGFRLTPTRVVGKRKLSQNRPGETVDHIVEMLRAEGPHANPALADEMARARAARSGL; encoded by the coding sequence ATGAGACAGAACCCGAGCTTCGTCATGACGGACGTCGGCGAGATCCGTCGGCTCATCGAGCGCAATCCCTGGGTGACCCTGGTCAGCCACACCGAGAGCGGCCTGGTGGCGTCGCACTACGCGGTGCTGCTGGACGACGCCCGGGAGGACCTGACCATCGTGGGACACGTCGGCAAGCCGGATGACATGATCCACGGTCTCGGCCGGGGCGAACTCCTCGTCGTCGTACAGGGCCCGCACGGGTACATCTCGCCCGGGTGGTACGGCGACGGCCCCGCGGTGCCCACATGGAACTTCGTCTCCGCGCACCTGAGCGGCGTCCCCGAACTGCTCGACACGGCGGAGAACCTCCGGGTCCTCGATCGGCTCGTCGACCGCTTCGAGCGGCCGATGCCGCATCCCCGGGGGATGTGGGCGGCTCCGAACGACGCGGACTTCGTGGAGCGGCTCGAGCGCGGCACCACCGGCTTCCGGCTCACCCCCACGCGGGTCGTCGGTAAGCGGAAGCTCAGCCAGAACCGTCCCGGCGAGACCGTGGACCACATCGTCGAGATGCTCCGCGCCGAGGGCCCCCACGCGAATCCCGCTCTGGCCGACGAGATGGCGCGCGCCCGGGCGGCGCGGAGCGGGCTGTGA
- a CDS encoding ribose-5-phosphate isomerase — protein MRIHIATDHAGLEFSTQLQHHLAEQGHDVVDHGPLDYDALDDYPSFCIRAAQAVARDQAAGIETRGIVFGGSGNGEQIAANKVAGIRAALVWNIPTAELAREHNDANVIAIGARQHTFEEAVTFIDRFIATPFSNDERHIRRIAQIAAFEQDGSLLPDPRAGQDRPADVLAADDTSFDPEAG, from the coding sequence ATGCGCATCCACATCGCCACCGATCACGCCGGTCTCGAGTTCTCCACGCAGCTGCAGCACCACCTCGCGGAGCAGGGGCACGACGTGGTGGACCACGGTCCCCTCGACTACGACGCCCTCGACGACTACCCCTCGTTCTGCATCCGGGCGGCCCAGGCGGTCGCGCGTGACCAGGCGGCCGGCATCGAGACCCGCGGCATCGTGTTCGGTGGATCCGGGAACGGCGAGCAGATCGCGGCGAACAAGGTCGCGGGTATCCGCGCTGCGCTGGTCTGGAACATCCCGACTGCCGAGCTGGCGCGGGAGCACAACGACGCGAACGTGATCGCGATCGGCGCGCGCCAGCACACGTTCGAGGAGGCCGTGACCTTCATCGACCGGTTCATCGCGACGCCCTTCTCGAACGACGAGCGCCACATCCGCCGGATCGCGCAGATCGCCGCGTTCGAGCAGGACGGGTCGCTGCTGCCGGACCCGCGGGCCGGGCAGGACCGCCCGGCGGACGTCCTCGCCGCGGACGACACCAGCTTCGATCCGGAAGCGGGCTGA
- a CDS encoding amidohydrolase, giving the protein MIGATVDAVARVRVAGPGAELLPDDGLYDVLISDGRIADIAPTGALRLAGDILDAHGAFLVPGLWDHHVHVTPWALASERIPLHDVSSAAEAAARMAGAPPLRDGRRVGMGMRFAFWPDTPSLAVLDAATGGIPTYLVNADLHSVWLNSAALAREGLATTDGVLREEDAFEVARRLNAVAPEDADDAVAAMGTAAAARGVVGIVDLDMQWNAESWMRRLASGFDALRVEFGVYPEHLERAIGEGLRTGDALPGRTGLVEVGPMKVITDGSLGTRTAACSHPYPHDPADRGVLTVPPAALRALMSRATGAGFACAVHAIGDEANRHALDAFAATGAWGTIEHAQLVSRTDIPRFARLGVAASVQPEHALDDRELTDSVWAAQTATPYPLRSLADAGADVLLGSDAPVAPLDPWSAMAAAVFRTRGAADAWRPEEALPFPLALAASTRGGSRRPQTIAVGAPADLVLCATDPRTADESTLRGMEVRATLLGGRVTHLA; this is encoded by the coding sequence GTGATCGGCGCCACCGTCGACGCGGTCGCGCGCGTGCGGGTCGCCGGGCCCGGGGCGGAGCTCCTCCCCGACGACGGGCTCTACGACGTCCTGATCAGCGACGGACGCATCGCCGACATCGCCCCGACCGGGGCATTGCGCCTGGCCGGCGACATCCTCGACGCGCACGGCGCGTTCCTCGTGCCGGGGCTGTGGGACCATCACGTCCACGTCACACCCTGGGCCCTGGCCTCGGAGCGGATACCGCTGCACGACGTATCGTCGGCAGCGGAGGCCGCGGCACGGATGGCGGGTGCTCCGCCCCTGCGCGACGGCCGTCGGGTGGGGATGGGGATGCGCTTCGCGTTCTGGCCGGACACGCCGAGCCTGGCCGTGCTGGACGCGGCGACGGGCGGCATCCCCACCTACCTGGTCAACGCGGACCTGCACAGCGTCTGGCTGAACTCCGCCGCGCTCGCCCGGGAGGGTCTCGCCACGACCGACGGGGTGCTGCGTGAGGAGGACGCGTTCGAGGTCGCCCGGCGGTTGAACGCCGTGGCGCCTGAGGACGCGGACGACGCCGTGGCGGCGATGGGGACGGCGGCCGCCGCGCGCGGGGTCGTCGGCATCGTGGATCTCGACATGCAGTGGAACGCCGAGTCCTGGATGCGCCGCCTCGCGAGCGGCTTCGACGCGCTGCGGGTCGAGTTCGGCGTCTACCCGGAGCACCTGGAACGTGCGATCGGCGAAGGGCTGCGCACCGGCGACGCCCTGCCGGGCCGGACCGGCCTCGTCGAAGTGGGGCCGATGAAGGTCATCACGGACGGCTCCCTCGGCACCAGGACGGCAGCGTGCTCGCATCCCTACCCGCACGATCCCGCCGACCGCGGGGTGCTGACCGTGCCGCCGGCCGCGCTTCGCGCGCTCATGTCGCGGGCGACCGGCGCGGGCTTCGCCTGCGCGGTGCACGCCATCGGCGACGAGGCCAACCGGCACGCGCTGGACGCGTTCGCCGCGACCGGCGCGTGGGGGACGATCGAGCACGCGCAGCTGGTCTCGCGTACGGACATCCCGCGGTTCGCTCGACTGGGCGTTGCGGCGAGCGTGCAACCGGAGCATGCGCTGGACGATCGTGAGCTGACCGACAGCGTCTGGGCCGCGCAGACCGCGACCCCCTATCCGCTGCGCTCCCTGGCCGATGCCGGTGCGGACGTGCTGCTCGGTTCCGACGCGCCCGTCGCGCCCCTCGACCCGTGGTCGGCGATGGCCGCGGCGGTGTTCCGCACGCGCGGAGCGGCCGACGCCTGGCGGCCTGAGGAGGCGCTGCCGTTTCCGCTGGCCCTCGCGGCGTCCACGCGGGGGGGATCCCGGCGTCCGCAGACGATCGCGGTGGGTGCGCCCGCGGACCTGGTCCTCTGCGCCACCGATCCGCGCACCGCGGACGAGAGCACCCTGCGTGGCATGGAGGTGCGCGCGACGCTCCTCGGCGGCCGCGTCACCCATCTCGCCTGA
- a CDS encoding Fpg/Nei family DNA glycosylase, translating into MPEGHSVHRIARQFDRNFVGRRVSASSPQGRFAEGASLLDGREALAARAVGKQMFLEFEEDLWLRVHLGLYGAWDFSGEILVDPTIASANGRMGQTNQRGTALDEPVLDDAGENSLTSIGAPRRARVHVRMSEQTTGLAEEGAEWPPPVVGQVRLRLLTELTCADLRGPTACQLQTPDEVQATIDKLGPDPLVDDAVAGEERFTAVVRRKPTAIGLLLMDQNVVSGIGNVYRAELLFRARLNPHTPGRDVPEETVRGLWRDWSRLLTIGVETGQMMTMDDLSPDRWRAAMASRDDRHWVYHRAGLPCRVCGTAIVLEEMGARKLYWCPSCQA; encoded by the coding sequence ATGCCGGAGGGGCATTCGGTCCATCGCATCGCCCGCCAGTTCGATCGCAACTTCGTCGGGCGCCGGGTGTCCGCGTCCAGCCCGCAGGGGCGCTTCGCGGAGGGGGCCTCGCTGCTCGACGGCCGGGAGGCGCTCGCGGCGCGCGCGGTGGGCAAGCAGATGTTCCTCGAGTTCGAGGAGGACCTCTGGTTGCGGGTGCACCTGGGGCTCTACGGCGCGTGGGACTTCTCCGGGGAGATCCTGGTCGACCCGACGATCGCCTCGGCGAACGGGAGGATGGGGCAGACGAATCAGCGCGGCACCGCGCTGGACGAGCCCGTGCTGGACGATGCGGGGGAGAACTCCCTGACCTCCATCGGGGCCCCGCGCCGTGCCCGCGTGCATGTGCGCATGTCGGAGCAGACGACGGGGCTCGCCGAGGAGGGCGCGGAATGGCCACCGCCCGTCGTCGGCCAGGTGCGGCTGCGCCTGCTCACCGAGCTGACCTGCGCCGATCTGCGCGGCCCGACTGCCTGCCAACTGCAGACCCCGGACGAGGTGCAGGCCACGATCGACAAGCTCGGCCCGGACCCCCTCGTGGACGACGCCGTGGCGGGTGAGGAGCGGTTCACCGCCGTGGTCCGGCGCAAGCCCACGGCGATCGGCCTGCTGCTGATGGACCAGAACGTGGTCAGCGGCATCGGCAACGTGTACCGGGCGGAGCTCCTGTTCCGCGCCCGGCTGAACCCGCACACACCCGGTCGCGACGTGCCCGAGGAGACGGTGCGGGGACTCTGGCGTGACTGGTCACGGCTGCTGACGATCGGTGTCGAGACCGGGCAGATGATGACGATGGACGACCTCTCGCCGGACCGGTGGCGGGCGGCCATGGCCAGCCGCGACGACAGGCACTGGGTCTATCACCGTGCCGGCTTGCCGTGCCGGGTCTGCGGAACGGCGATCGTCCTCGAGGAGATGGGCGCGCGGAAGCTCTACTGGTGCCCTTCCTGTCAGGCATGA
- a CDS encoding ferrochelatase: MTPIDSPQSASLAPDGVPFASAQAASGAPYVEVPTPYDGILLAGFGGPEGQEDVIPFLRNVTRGRGIPDERLEEVAHHYRAFGGVSPINAQNAALKTALESELGRRGIALPVYWGNRNWSPYLEEAVREAADAGSRTLLAVATSAYSSFSSCRQYREDFARVLTETGLAGTVTIDKVRQFFDHPGFVAPFVAGVRDAIAGFLEEGIAPERVRVLFSTHSIPVADAQRSGPRDVDFGPGGAYAAQHEAVAEVVMADIAGDVPAAGAVPWELVYQSRSGPPTQPWLEPDVCDVIGELPGRGCDAVVIVPLGFVSDHMEVLWDLDTEAMDAAAEAGIRAVRTPTPGVDPAYVSGLVDLVEERLHGAPAADRPHRTPLGPWFDVCRPACCENVRAGFKTAAAGIAP; encoded by the coding sequence GTGACCCCCATCGATTCCCCCCAATCGGCCTCCCTCGCGCCCGACGGCGTGCCCTTCGCCTCCGCGCAGGCGGCGAGCGGGGCTCCCTACGTGGAGGTGCCGACCCCCTACGACGGGATCCTGCTCGCGGGTTTCGGCGGCCCCGAGGGGCAGGAGGACGTGATCCCGTTCCTGCGGAACGTGACCCGGGGACGCGGGATCCCGGACGAGCGGCTGGAGGAGGTGGCCCACCACTACCGTGCTTTCGGCGGAGTGAGCCCCATCAATGCGCAGAACGCCGCGCTCAAGACGGCGCTCGAGTCCGAGCTGGGCAGGCGCGGGATCGCGCTGCCGGTGTACTGGGGCAACCGCAACTGGTCGCCCTATCTGGAGGAGGCGGTGCGGGAGGCCGCGGATGCCGGATCCCGCACGCTGCTGGCGGTCGCGACGAGCGCCTACAGCTCGTTCTCGAGCTGCCGGCAGTATCGCGAGGACTTCGCCCGCGTGCTGACCGAGACCGGCCTGGCCGGCACGGTCACGATCGACAAGGTCCGGCAGTTCTTCGACCACCCCGGTTTCGTGGCCCCCTTCGTCGCGGGGGTGCGCGACGCGATCGCCGGATTCCTCGAGGAGGGGATCGCCCCGGAGCGCGTGCGCGTGCTCTTCTCCACCCACAGCATCCCGGTGGCCGATGCACAGCGTTCGGGACCCCGGGACGTGGACTTCGGACCCGGCGGTGCCTACGCGGCGCAGCACGAGGCGGTCGCGGAGGTCGTCATGGCCGACATCGCGGGCGACGTCCCCGCGGCGGGCGCGGTGCCGTGGGAGCTCGTCTACCAGTCCCGTTCCGGCCCGCCGACCCAGCCCTGGCTCGAGCCCGACGTCTGCGACGTGATCGGGGAGCTGCCCGGTCGCGGCTGCGACGCCGTGGTCATCGTTCCGCTCGGGTTCGTCAGCGACCACATGGAGGTTCTCTGGGATCTCGACACGGAGGCGATGGATGCTGCGGCGGAAGCCGGGATCCGTGCCGTGCGCACACCGACCCCTGGCGTGGACCCCGCGTACGTGTCCGGCCTCGTGGACCTGGTCGAGGAACGTCTGCACGGCGCACCCGCCGCGGACCGTCCGCACCGCACGCCCCTCGGTCCGTGGTTCGACGTCTGCCGCCCCGCGTGCTGCGAGAACGTGCGTGCCGGGTTCAAAACGGCGGCGGCGGGGATCGCCCCCTGA
- a CDS encoding Dps family protein: MSKNLTIPATAADPTVAAGAAQFLTPVTLGLQALAVNGKQAHWNVRGANFIAIHELLDTVVEHAQSYADLAAERIVALGLPVDARLSTVAEKSKPSSVPAGFTPWDEMIRHVVAEIDGVIVDVQAAIDGLDEIDLTSQDIVIGIRAGLEKDRWFLSAHLAE; encoded by the coding sequence ATGTCGAAGAACCTCACCATCCCCGCCACCGCCGCGGACCCCACCGTCGCCGCCGGCGCCGCACAGTTCCTGACCCCGGTGACCCTGGGGCTGCAGGCATTGGCCGTGAACGGGAAGCAGGCGCACTGGAACGTCCGCGGCGCGAACTTCATCGCGATCCACGAACTCCTGGACACGGTCGTCGAGCACGCCCAGTCCTACGCCGACCTCGCCGCAGAGCGCATCGTCGCCCTCGGCCTGCCCGTCGACGCCCGCCTCAGCACGGTCGCCGAGAAGAGCAAGCCCTCGAGCGTGCCCGCCGGCTTCACGCCCTGGGACGAGATGATCCGTCACGTCGTCGCCGAGATCGACGGTGTGATCGTCGACGTCCAGGCCGCCATCGACGGCCTCGACGAGATCGACCTCACCAGCCAGGACATCGTGATCGGCATCCGCGCCGGTCTCGAGAAGGACCGCTGGTTCCTCTCCGCGCACCTCGCCGAGTGA